A single genomic interval of Luteolibacter arcticus harbors:
- a CDS encoding Ig-like domain-containing protein: MTLLAAWKNHHWPDEEGEATRGDLADPDRDGITNLVEYALGLNPNVPNFGALPGVELVQIDGKRYLAMTYVRQTDDPRLQYFVGGSGNLGAGSWLAQMNELPVSQEGVSDGFQRVKIRDSVAVEDAPQRFLRLAIVGNQPPVIDPLQHRFLHAGGHFAMRVRASDPNGDVLTLSADPLPQGASFSLAGSGMADFSWTPSAAQVGNHVMNFRASDGELFHTRSVVLGVIPTGTPLRDGWKDYYWPGISDPQIVGPLADPDQDGIANIIENGLGLDPTASGAWGLPLMGFEESGGKRYLSMTYVRQTDDATLRFAVIASSDLAAPPGMWTALDRSVPVDQTGIPEGFVRIKFRDDVAIEDEPRRFLRLRVTDD, encoded by the coding sequence GTGACCCTGCTTGCCGCATGGAAGAACCACCATTGGCCGGATGAAGAAGGGGAGGCAACCCGCGGCGACCTGGCGGATCCGGACCGTGATGGCATTACGAATCTCGTGGAGTATGCGCTGGGTCTGAATCCGAATGTGCCGAACTTCGGCGCGTTGCCCGGGGTCGAGCTGGTGCAGATCGACGGGAAACGCTACCTGGCGATGACCTATGTCCGGCAGACGGATGATCCTCGGCTGCAGTATTTCGTGGGTGGATCCGGAAACTTGGGGGCGGGATCTTGGCTCGCGCAGATGAATGAGCTGCCGGTGAGCCAAGAGGGGGTGTCGGATGGATTCCAGCGAGTGAAAATTCGTGACTCGGTAGCGGTGGAGGATGCGCCGCAGCGGTTTCTGCGGCTGGCGATAGTGGGAAACCAGCCGCCTGTCATCGATCCGCTGCAGCATCGCTTCCTCCATGCTGGCGGACACTTTGCGATGAGGGTGCGGGCCAGTGATCCAAATGGCGACGTGCTGACGTTGTCCGCTGATCCGTTGCCACAGGGGGCAAGCTTCAGCCTCGCGGGGAGCGGGATGGCGGATTTCTCCTGGACCCCATCAGCCGCGCAGGTCGGCAATCATGTGATGAATTTCCGCGCGAGTGACGGCGAGCTTTTCCACACGCGGAGTGTGGTGCTGGGTGTGATCCCGACTGGCACTCCGCTGCGGGATGGGTGGAAGGACTACTACTGGCCTGGAATTTCCGACCCGCAGATTGTGGGGCCACTCGCCGATCCTGATCAGGATGGCATTGCCAACATCATCGAGAACGGGCTGGGTCTGGATCCCACCGCTTCTGGGGCGTGGGGGCTGCCGTTGATGGGCTTCGAAGAGTCCGGCGGGAAAAGATACCTGAGCATGACCTACGTCCGCCAGACGGATGATGCCACACTCCGCTTCGCCGTGATCGCCAGCAGCGACCTTGCTGCGCCCCCAGGTATGTGGACGGCACTGGATCGGTCGGTGCCCGTGGATCAGACTGGAATTCCCGAAGGCTTTGTGCGAATAAAGTTTAGGGATGATGTGGCGATCGAGGACGAGCCTCGCCGCTTCCTGCGGCTGCGGGTGACGGACGATTGA
- a CDS encoding nuclear transport factor 2 family protein — MSKPTYVHEYKAIVTVLKQYLEGCKQAKSSIMKPAFNEQATMYSVDADGKLAGGAIQGLFDGIDSAFRPSPEAQGAIVRIEIVGTAASARIDANDMSGFCFTDFFHLLKVDGKWTVVSKIFHTHVAP, encoded by the coding sequence ATGAGCAAACCAACCTACGTCCACGAATACAAAGCCATTGTCACGGTTTTGAAACAATACCTCGAAGGCTGCAAGCAGGCCAAGAGCAGCATCATGAAACCAGCCTTCAACGAGCAGGCGACGATGTATAGCGTCGATGCCGATGGCAAGTTGGCTGGTGGAGCGATTCAAGGCCTGTTCGACGGCATCGACAGCGCCTTCCGCCCTTCTCCTGAAGCACAGGGCGCGATCGTCAGGATTGAGATCGTCGGCACCGCCGCCAGCGCGCGCATTGATGCCAATGACATGTCGGGCTTCTGCTTCACCGACTTTTTCCATCTGCTGAAAGTCGATGGCAAATGGACAGTGGTCAGCAAGATCTTCCACACACACGTCGCTCCCTGA
- a CDS encoding IS66 family transposase, translated as MRQLGHLYRIERELREAKAGPALPEAMRASQSRMIHRRLKALIDRLALRPILPKSKLGKAIHYAARQWRKLEVYLGDGRIEIDNNLVENAIRPTKLGAKNWLFIGCREAGQRAAILYTIVENCQRLGIDTREYLEDVLTRLPAMKESEVATLIPANWLRSKLRRQAHKAA; from the coding sequence CTGCGGCAACTCGGTCACCTCTACCGGATCGAGAGAGAATTGCGCGAGGCCAAGGCCGGACCCGCCCTGCCCGAAGCAATGCGAGCCTCGCAAAGCCGCATGATCCACCGGCGGCTCAAAGCCCTCATCGACCGCCTCGCGCTGCGCCCGATCCTGCCCAAGAGCAAGCTCGGCAAGGCGATCCACTACGCAGCCAGGCAGTGGCGCAAGCTCGAGGTCTATCTCGGCGACGGCCGGATCGAGATCGACAACAACCTCGTCGAGAACGCCATCCGCCCGACCAAGCTTGGAGCCAAGAACTGGCTGTTCATCGGCTGTCGCGAAGCGGGGCAGCGCGCCGCGATCCTCTACACCATCGTCGAGAACTGCCAGCGGCTGGGCATCGACACCCGGGAATATCTTGAAGACGTGCTCACCCGGCTGCCCGCGATGAAGGAAAGCGAAGTGGCGACCTTAATCCCGGCGAACTGGCTGCGATCCAAGCTGAGAAGGCAGGCCCACAAAGCGGCCTGA
- a CDS encoding nuclear transport factor 2 family protein, which produces MSKNIKAVPTKEYTEVVATANKYVDGLRGGSPADVADAFHKDAVMYGFTNGELLGGPIQNLYDFVEQNGKAPKIETRVDVLAITPTIAVVRIDMENDAIGADYNDYLTLIKIDGTWMVIAKVYHQFENQA; this is translated from the coding sequence ATGTCAAAAAATATCAAAGCCGTCCCCACCAAGGAATACACGGAAGTCGTGGCAACAGCCAACAAGTATGTCGATGGCCTGCGGGGCGGAAGTCCGGCGGATGTCGCCGATGCATTCCACAAGGACGCGGTGATGTATGGCTTCACCAACGGTGAACTGCTGGGAGGTCCGATTCAAAACCTCTACGACTTCGTTGAACAAAACGGGAAAGCTCCGAAAATCGAGACTCGGGTCGACGTTTTGGCAATCACTCCAACCATCGCAGTGGTGCGGATCGACATGGAAAACGATGCCATTGGCGCCGATTACAATGACTACCTCACTCTGATAAAGATCGACGGCACCTGGATGGTGATCGCCAAGGTCTATCATCAGTTCGAAAACCAAGCCTGA